TTGGGACCGGGAGGCCCGGTAAGTCATTTCTTCCTCCGACCTGGACTTACAAAACATGTCAGTAGGGGACCTACCCTTTCACACCTTAAGAATTATCATCTGCCTCATGTTATTGTATAATACTGATCGGGAATTTCCATCCCCTTCCTCAAGGAGAAGCATTTATCCAGAAAGTCTGTTGTTGGCAGCAAGTGATGAACATACAGGAACATCAAAACTGGTGACTCTTCATGGTTTTACAGTGGCCTCTCAGCTCGTGTTTCAACAATCCGCTGGCTGAATGCTCTGACCCAGTACAGAGGTTGTGCCACAGAGGGAGGTCCACTGTAAAAATTACAATGCAAAAGAGTTTGCATTTCACTGAGTTCACCAGGCTTATCCAAATCTCTTACTTTGGGCagtcaaaaccaaataaaatgaACTGAACTCTCCATTCCCCTTATGTCTCTGCTCTCCTAAATGTCTCTCCTATTCTCCTCGTGTCTGAACCATTTCCTCCTAAAACTTTTGCAGCCGCATCACCTCTTACACGTCCCACGTCCCTTCATTCCTGTGCCCTTTTACCATTCTCCACGTGCCTCTCCCCATGACACCTACAATCAGGCAGGTTTCCTCTATCCAAACCCTTTCCTGTCTTGTCCCGAGCCTTTTTGCCCTGCTTTGACCTCTCTGATTTCCACGATGCCATCATTTCTGTTCCTGTTCCAACAAGTGGACACACCGCAAAGCACATCCGCCTGGCGTGTGTGGAGTGTTGCCCTTGCCCTGCACAAGACATGTGGGCACCACAAACGGGATCAAAGCCATGAAGGTCTGGAGTGTGAGATCTGTACTGAGAACAACGTCAGGACTTTGCTGGACTTGGGTCCTCTTTTCCAGTCCAGACCCAGCCACAGCAAAAGACCTATTTTGAAAAACACCAAATGCCCAGTTTCTTCTAATCAAATCCCTCTAGCTGAAATTTAGGAAGTTTTAACTTTCCATCGGTCAAGTTATGAGCTTAAGCTAGGAGCCTAAGGACTTGCTCAACCCAAATTAAAGCTTCTCGCCTTTTAACTTAGCTGGCTTTGTCCTCACCAAAATGAACAGAGCAGGCAAATTCAGTTCACTGCCGCTCTTCAAAGCTTCTGACGACTCTGCTAACGAGCAGGAGCACCAGCATTGACCTAGCTTGGCATACATCCTCTGATTAATTAAACTGTGTCTGACACCAGTTTGCAGCTCTCTGCTAGCGTTAAATGGGAGATAAAATGAGAAGTGGCCACCAGCTGGAATTTGCCAGGTGGCTACCCACCAGTATAAGGGTGATCTCCACTTCCTGCACAGCTTTCCCACTTGATGGGTTGGGTTAACCAAACTAACCTGAAGATGGCTGTGGATTTTCAGCTTCCACTGTATATGCTGAAGGTTACTTAACCAAATTTACATTTTACAGAAGTATATATTCACGGGGGCGAATTTGTCTCTCTGTGCATTAACAGCCTGTGTCTCTCCAGCGTACAAGAAGCAAAATGATCTAAGAAGCCTCCTAGAAGTTGTAATGTCCACCCTGGTGGATCCCAAGAGGTAGAGGTTGCGACATCTCTAACCCAGTCACACTGGCACTAAAGGTAAAACTAGCCCAATTCGTACCGGACATGAACCTCAGTTTCAGGGCAGCTACACCAATTTACAGCAATTAAGCGGCTGATCAGGTGAGAGATGCTTCACAGGCTGAACTAACTGTTCCACAGTCTCTTACACCAGCCTTCAATACTGACTTACTCTGAGAGCCTGTCATttaagcctcttttttttttttttctttttttcctccccaaattaCCCATAATTTGGGTGTCTCCATTTTTAAGTACCCAGCATAGATACTGGGATGCGATTTTTGGACGGGCATTTGCAGCTGCCGTGGCCTGCAGCTACGCACCACGCTGCAGCTCAGCATCTTTCAAAATCAGGTACACGATACGTGAAGGACGAGGCCCTGATGTAGAGGCCAGTCTAGAAAGTCTGGCTGCATATTCTCACCTTTTTCAACTTCCCCGCGTAAAACAGAGTGACAATATTTGGGAACCTCTTTCACAGGGGATGTTTTGAGGACAGGTGAATTTTTGTAAGCCACTTTAAAGGACAGCCAGTTTGGTTTTATGAAACAGTTAAGCCACAGGATGAAGGGTCAGAGCACCCAGCTTCAACTGCTGCTGGCCCAGCTCAGGTGCCCTGTGTTCATTTCCTTCAGAGTCCTCTGCATAAAACTGGGATGGTAATTGTTGTGTTTTCCACAGGATACCTGTGCAGACAATTTTATTCTCACGTCCAAAGCTTTATGAGACTTCCCACAAAAAAGATCACTAGCGACAGGAAACAGAATaccactaaaaaaataattaaaaacgtAACTGCTGCTACTCTTGCTCCTGGGACCAATTCACTGTCCCCACAAGTAGATAATATCCTCCTGAGGGCATGTGtctggagaaggaaaacatcCCCATATGGTTAAAAATCTCACAGGGACCACTTAAGCTGCAAGTGTGGACATGGACGAGCTGCATGCACTCAGCACAGCTTCGGTCACCACACAATTCACGCCTTCAGCTACCAAGTGCTTAGCTCAGGTTCATCAGCAACCTCTATCGGTAGGAGAGGGCTCCTTCTTGCCTTATCCTAGATCTACTTGGAGGTCAGAGATGGCAAGTGCGGCGTGTGTCCGTTGCCGTGGGCCCGTTTTCACCTGTCCAGCCCAGGTGACGAGAGCAGTGGTCCAAGCCAGCAGATGTCCCAGCTCCCGGCGAGGTCCTCCTGCCCAAGACGGTGAGATAAGAGCCAGATCTCATGTCCTGAGCTCGCACTTCTGACTACaagcttaaaaaagaaaggggCGTGAGTTGGCACTGCTGTGGCTGTGCAGTGGCCATAAGCTGTCGAATCGGTTTACAGACATTTTGGAGGAATCCCACCCACCGCCACAACTATGGCATTTCTAACGAATGCCTCTGAAATGGGTTTAAATAGTGTAATAAGACAGACGCTGTTGGTAACATGCCTGCTTTCTCTCATCTGTTGCCTCAACAAGtacattctgtttttaaattagcGTATTTATtaacaaacaaaccaaatcctCCTGctctgtaaaaatagaaaaaagtcttTATACTCCAGCCCATTTAACTGAAGCAAACATTATCCATATGGTTACTGAACGGCTTGCTGaatgccttttcttttacagaaaaaaatacaatgtttctTTGACAAATCATTTACTATTGCTTACAACTACAATTAGCAATTTATAATTGCAAAACTGAGTTAGGTAAGGCATTCTAAGAATGTCTCCAAATATTTTTTGGTGGctttaatggatttttaaataaaaacagaaagttattaactgaaaaatataaaaagtcaATCGAGCCCCTAAAATGGTCTGCTACTTGGTTGTTTCTAACAAAGAGcaagtttgtttgctttgcttgggTTTGAGTGTTCCCATGAGCTCAGCTTTAGGCTTGTGCTCAAACTCTGTGCGAACTGGGCACGCTTGCCTGAATCAGGGCCCTGAATGATGGTCTGTGGCTGTATGGTGCATTCCTGAGTCTTAATCTATGCGCTTGACTTTGGGGgctccttttcttttgctcacATCTCAGAAGAGATTAGCAGTCCCTAGATTTGCTGGGCAGGAGGGCATCTGCCTGTGCTCCCAGAACTTGTCTCTCCAGCCAAAACTAAGGTGTTTCAGACCTAGTCGTGCTACGTACATTAACTGCTTTTGCTTCTCTCGGGGACATGGTACAGGAGCAGCAGCCTACCTTCAAGGTTACGAAGATGTTGTTTCAAACAAGATCCTTATTGCTTTCTCCAGGAGGCTGTATTAAACAAGGAACAGAAACATAAACTGAAAGCACACGGTATCAGTGAGCAGTGGATGCAGTTTTAACAATTAAATTAatgcaggaaattaaaaaaaaaaaaaagatacaggatGTTCCAAACGCGGCTGGGGAGAAGCCAGTTTTGTACGTCCAAAGGAGAGTTGGAAGCAACAATCTTCACACCCCAATTCCCGAATCTTCTTTTCGAGGGCCCTGAAAGGAGCGTGGCGGAAGGGAAGCAGATCGTTCAGACTCTGCGCTTGAAAGTAGAAACCAAAGTCTTCCGAGCCTGCTCTCGAGATTCGCACATGCCTGTCAGCAGCACGGGGTCCGTCTTGTGCTCCACTTGGTAGAAGGGACAATTCTTCAGGTGCTCTGACATGCAGGCTCCGATGTCATTGCGTTGCCATTTGTTAACTCTGGAGAACAGGCTGCTGAACTGCCAGATCTAAtaagggaaaggggagaggaattGAGGAGAGAAAACGGGAATGCTGGtaaaaataaaagaggatttaaaaaatCTCTGCATGCTTATAGTGGGTGTGTTTTACTGGACAGGCTACTGAACACCTGATTGTGCAGGGCCAGCATAAAAATGGGGTCTGTATAACAATACACCTCATACTCgctggttttgctgcttcagTCATCACCTGCCATTTTTAACGGGAAAATATCTTTTTACAGTTTTTGGTGCCAATCCAGGGCAGGGCATGAGGAAATCCAGGACACCTGACCACCGCACCTCCACAGAAAACTCCAGCACATGTACAGCGTGATCCAAGGTGTTTATAAAGGAAAGTGACTACAGCATACTTGTGTGATACATATCTCAAAGAAACCTGACTTCGTAAAGACCTTCCAAAGCATCTATCAGCAACTTCAAAGTAATTAACGTTACAACACTGTTGTTATTCGCCCCACCCCAAAATAAGCCTGGGAAATCTAAGGTTAAAGCTGTTCTTAGAGGACATACAAGCttgtaaaaaatagaaatatgcaGTTAAAATTTTCTGATTCTGTTTGCAGCGATACCACATACCGCTTAGTGATATACTAGCATACAGTGATAAGACTGTGATTAAGTCACTTTTATATTTGCCATATACcattaaatcaaattaatttttaaagccaTAGTTCTTCTCcctaaaaatgtttcttcctgtGGAATAGGGACAGTACGCGGGTGTGCTACGCTGAAGATTACTTGAGTCTGTCCTAGTCCTAAGTAATCATAGCTACTATACAGGGTAGTCAAGGAATTCAGACTAATTACAAACAGAATGTTTTCAAGCAGAGCCTGTGCATTGGAAAAAAGATTCATGTGTGGCCAGAACAGAGAGATAACATGAAAAGGGTTAGACAGTCCTTATATTCAATGCTGCTGGTTTGAAATTGCACTGCAGTAATTGAAGTTAATTGCTATATGATTGCtcaggaagaatttcttcttttttctgcaggAAGCCACATCCTccagtaaattatttcagtggCTAATTCCTGTTTTGGATTGGGCTAATTCAACTTGCAGCCACCAAACTTTGCTACACAGATTTTGAATTCACCACACTTCATGTTTTCTCTTAATAAAGAGCACTTTCTCTTAATGAAGAGTCATAAACTGCTATGCTTCCCTTTGATAAGAATCAATCAGCGGAGATCTTCAGGGGTCTGCTTGAAAGCCAGGTCCTTAAATAATTTCTGGGAGTCTTCCCTGGAcctctaaattaatttttcctagaTCTCTGTCTTGTCTGCTTCGTCATGCTGGAGTCTCTCACGTTATTCTTTCAAACAGTTTTATGTTAGAGCAGCTGCAACGCTATCAGATAGAAAAAAGCCTGTAATAACTATGGTTCAACTAGCACTTAGACTGAGCTGTGTTTACATATTTCTTCCAGACTGCCTGAACAGCCAGTAAGGGTGGTAATTTTCCAGCACAAGCAGTGGGAGACCAGCTTTGCAGAAGAAGGCTTCCTACACCCATGCTGCTCCCTCAGATGCTCACAGCCCAACGGGTCAGACACTCATGGCAATCCTGCGAACCACTAATCATGAAAGCCCTCGGTGGCTGATGCGAATGCCTGAGCTCCTTTCACAGCCACGTCTCCTTGTTCCTTACCGTCTTGGCATTCTAAAGCATCTTTTAGTTTTGGCATACCCTAAATCAGcttgtgaagaacaaaaaaaagtacgAACTTCAAGTTCCTCAATAATCCACGTATAACCTTTAAATATCAGGAATTCTCAATTCCCAGTGCCCAAAACCAGTGCACGTGCAAACAGGTTACCCAAGACAAGCTTGGGTGGGGACTTTCAGCTAGTCAGAAGATGTCCATTTACACCTTCCTAGCTTCACTAGATGTACTGCATTTTACAGCCCTGACCCCTGACAATTATTGTGCATATTCACAAGCTCATGAACCTTCCCCACATCTGCATCCCTTGCTATGCTTGTGTTTTATCTGGAGAGAACCCACGGCTGCCTTTTTCCCAGCATCACAGTCACTTGCCTTTTTGCGAGCTTTCCACGAGGTACCGCCATgggaatatctttttttctcccagaccAGCAGGACCATTCCCCTCTCTTGAAGAAGAGTGGCACAGATGTCCCTCATCAGCACTGACACTTGCGATAGCTGAGATAAACTGAAGCTGTCCAGGAACCCTGCAATGTACTTGAGCACTTCCACTGGGAGGCTGCTCAGCAAGTCCTTATTTCCCCCTTGGTTAGCCACTGTGGAACTGCACTTCCCTGACTCAGCAAGGACAGCGTCCACCTCTGGCTTAATAGCAAATGTCTTGAGAGGCTTGCTGTATATAACCTTGGCCTTAAGTCCATCAGGGCGGAAGTGATTTTGAATAAAAGTACATCCTAAGTAGGCCAGCGGGCAGCGATGCTGGAACCATCCATCCAGGCATGACTGGATATCAGCGTGCACATTCTTGAAGTGGGATGGGAATTCATCTCTCCTGAAGAAATGCCTGCAAGTGAACGTGAAAGCTGAACTGCTTTTGTTGTGTCTTCTGGTTACGCATTCAGTGTAGAGCTCCACGTGGAGTTCTGGTGGGCTTTTTTCATCCAGAATATCTGCTAGAACAGCGTTGGAGGGGAAGGGCTCCAGAGGAAAGCTGTATGTCTGTGTTGCAAAATCCACAAAAAGTCCATCGATACCCCTTGCTTCAGAGATCTCGTGACCTTTCAGCTCTTTTTCCAGTGCACACAGCAATGTGGCTGTAACTATATTTGCTTTAGGTAGTTCTTCTATGTTTATTCCCAATTCTGAGGTATCTACTGACTTGTCTGAAGATGGCATCTTGTGGCCCAGTGCATCTCCTAGTCGTGCTCTTTTTCCACAGTAACTAACTGGCACTTTGAAGGTGTAAACAGTCTTCACCTCCTGAGCTTCCAAGTTCCCATAGACAAAGTCTTTTTCCTTGGGCGTGCAAGCAGCTAGCTGGCCAAAGCGGATGAGCATTCCCCCATGATGTACCAGATACATGTTGTAATCACCTACACCAACTTCTTTCTTCAGCCTCTCCAGAACACCTTCTTGCCAGGGAGCCAGTCCTGTCATTTCTGTGTTTGATGTTACTTGTTCAGGCTTTTGGTCTTTTGCCTCTTCTGCACCCTCAGGTActtcctttgccttctctgtgGAGCTAGCAGCATGAGGCACTGACGCTGTTTTCTTGGAAGCCTCCTCTGTCTTTTGTCCTGCGCTGGCTGCTGAGCCCGTTACCTTGCAAGCCTGTAGCTCTTTGCTGAAAATGTTCTCCCAGGTTTTGTAACTTCCCAGATCCATTCCCTCTTTGTCCTTTGCCAAATGTTCACGCTCACATTGGCTGAGCTCGGACAACTGGTCGTCACCCTCTTGGGAACCACAGGCTACTCCTCCCACAGCACCTTCTTCCCCACCCACGGCTTCGTCCATTAGCTTTTCCACTTCATCCTTTTTCCTCCACTCTGGAAACAAGTCGGCTATTTTCAAAGTCCTGAAAAGTATCTTCTGGTCTCTTAGTGCCAAGGCTGTGTCCAAGCACTCTTCATTCAAGGTCTCCTTCATAATGTTCTTGTGGAGAGTTGTGTCTGAATCCACGTTTGGCCAGCGGTTCCACTCCATCGAGCAGCAGACGACACTGGCTGGACAGACCTGGAGGTGCTTCGCCAGCTTAAAGCGGGCCATGGAAGAAGGGCAGCCATAGGCTGAGTTGAGGCAGGAGACCTGCTCTAAGGGACAGAGCAATTGGTGCTCCTCCTCCTTGCACATGTGGAAGGTGGCCCCGCAGTGCAAGCGGCAGCTGATCACCATGCAGGAGACGGAGGGCTCAATTGGTGCGCGGCAGTGCCGGTTGAAACATCTCTCGCAGTGCCTGTGCTGCCCAGGGGGAGGTTTCTGAGCCCGGTGCTGTGTGCAGCAAAGATAAGAAGACAAGAGTTATTGCCTGAAGGAGCAAGAACGGCCACAGGCTGTCCGTGCCCATGCTTGGTTTCTATGTGTTAGGTGCTCATATGCACCTCCGGTGGGAATAAGGCTGTGGGCAAGTGACTGCCAGCTCCGTACAGTCACGTATCAGCACTGATACGGTATAGAGTGGCCTGATAGCAGCATGGATATAGATAAGGTCCTTACTCATTAGTTCAGTAGAGGCAGCCAGGGTTTGGGAGCAAGCTGTTTTCCGTCCCAATATTTACACCGGGTCTATCTATACCAAGGTGCTGCAATCAAGACTGACAGAGGCACAGTGAGGGAGCTCCCCACTTCCTCAATGCTGCTTGAGTAGGAAagatgacatttctttctcctctcttgaAAAATTATCTGGTCGTTTGGCCTACAAGTCTTGTCATCCCCCCCATAAAGACATGAGTGTTGTGCAAATGAACCTCCCTTTGCTCTACACCAGCAAGGCTGAGAGTGAGGATTACCATCACGATCCCAGTTCCCAGCGTGGAAACCAGCCTGGGTAAAGGCTGGTTTGCCTGTCCTTCCTTACTCTGCTTTTCTGATTTACCCTGACTCTCCTAGATGATGCCTACATGTCGTGGAACAGATACTGCAGGGGACTTTCCTTCAGGCAGGTTTACTTGCTACAGTTACTTTCAGGCGTCAAAACCTGGAATAAGGCGACGCCTTGGTCTGCGTTTTGGAGAGAAGCTCCGGAGTGCAGTGGGGGCTTGTTGCATGGTTATACTCACCCGGTTAGATccgttttctttcacttttttttttttttacaaactgtcTTTCACCTTCCTTCCCCGTCCTTTCACCAGTGAATTCCGAGCAGataggaaggaggagaaggcggCAGGTATGGTTTATCTCATCCTCAGCTCAGCACCACTACGTGCAGTTAGGGCAGAAGGGGAGTGACAAAAGTCTAACCTCAACAGAGCTTTTCCCTTCCTGTGACGGAGCAGGGGAGAGGGCAGCTCCGAGCATGCCTTTTACAGGGTGCCTCTTTGAGAAAGAAtccatttttattcctttgggaTCTATTTTAGAGCGTGATCCTACAAAAAGCAGTCACCGCTGCTCTACTTTTTCAGTTCATCCTATGTACTTCTGACAAGTCAGTGTCAAACACTACCTGGAACCGAACGGATGATCCTGAGTTGATCATATGTTAGATTCAGTTTATGAAGGCGTTAATGACACCACAAGGGgacagaaaatagagaaaaaggtCCCAGGCAACAAGTAATAAACAATACCAGTCACCATTTCATAAATTCAGCTGCCACCAGCCAGCTCCATGAATTTAACATTTTGCAACAAACAGACTGGATTAAAAGAACAAGTTGAGGATGCCAAAACAAATGCCTCAGAAATTTCAACCAGCTTTGTTATATAAACAGGCTAAATGTTTTCTTAAGGGAGAATGCATTTCAGTTCTCATGTTTCCATATTAATGCGGtttcaaaatatatatgtatttttttcctctcctcccctttaAAACCTTTGATAAAAGAAGGAGATACAATTTTCCTGAGATCTGTCGTGGTTTGTGCCAGACTGGCcgctgaaatgaatgacagatgctctcccccaccactctcaagagaggagggaaagagagaaagacacttaggagtttagaaaaaaataaactacttcaatgaaaatattaataaaataatgaaaaggaaataatgaagtatatacaatatatacaaaaccagtattgagctcccaggataacaatcacatcaccggcaggcactgggtaagtcccagactggactcagtgatggacaggagctggattccgaatctggattcaggaatgcccggattgggatcaaaggcagataaacAGAGTCCTCCTCGAGTGCtggccattaaagaaaaagagttgaccctttgatccctcagcttttatactgagcatggggcagatgggatggaatacccctgttggtcagttttgggtcacctgccctgtccccttccccacacaGGTGGGACCCGTCTACActtttccgtttccgaccctctaacggggcaaatagcgaagttcgctgaccttggctgttatagcagtaagtgagagcctctctgcatatcattccttggcataaattagaaacaatcaggaCTTTTCTCCCTGAGAGTGAACAGTATCTggacaatatgctgttaatttcagagagttcagttggTTAGAAGAGgtttagctgcaaagtaaaactAGTGAACAGAAAAtaggttctgttttacctcaaaccaggacaagatccaaaaacaaaaagcagaagtaCAAGAACATGATATACAAAGATCCTTATATAAAAAAGTTACCACTACCAGATTACTAGCTTGGTGTCAGAATGAAACACTGATCTGCTTTGCtttcattattgttttttttttttgttctttcccagTAAGTCTAGTCCCAGTAAGTAATTAAACTAATTAAATTAGTTTAATTACTAAAATCAGTGCACTTATGAGGCCTGCTTCCAAAAGTTCTCAGTTGCCCTTGCTCACAATATCTCTACCCTTGCAATAATTTCCGGCAATAGCTCTCACTTCACCCTAAACACggtaaaacagaagcagagtCCGACAGCAAGAAAATGGAGATGGTGATTAGCATGAGGCATGCCTTCTGTTGTAAAAAACCTAAGAACATAAGAAATGACATTCTGGGTGGTGATCCACCCAGCCCAGGAGTATTCTTCAACAATGTCCACAAGAGATGCTCTTTAGGGGGAACATGTAGGACCTCCTGTGGTCCTTTCCCCTCATACACAGTCGTTGGATTAGAGGACTAGAGGCTGCTCAGTCACTACTTGGAGCTGCTTCCCTGGATACCTTCAACTGGCCTCAGTAACTTGGCTCAAAGAAGAGCTGCCGCAAGCAGAAAAGTCCAGACTTACGACTGTAGAGGCTGCATTTCTGCTTGGTTCAGCCTACTGAGAGtctttgtggaaggaaaaaagctaaTGATCGGGAGGAACTGTAGTTCTATTTCCAAACAGGACTCAGAGCActtttttttagtgaaaatgaGACAAAGATTTTTGGCAAGTCTTCGCACCACAGCAGGAACTACCACAGGCCCAGCAGCCTCTCATTGGGCTCTTGGAAAAAATACACGTTAttagtaaaaaaaatttaaactgtgttttgttttttttttttttcctaaggttaaagaaaatacaggagtGTCCTTTACCTCGATGTGAGCGCTTTTGCAACCCCAGGCTGAATTGACCTATCCCTAAGGAGACCTGTGCTGCAGAGGAAGTAGGTTTAGGCTCAAGGGGAACAGATGCCACCCGAAGCTGCTTCCCCTCTCTTTCTTGAAGGCGCTGTTTTAACTTCTCGTCTTTCACATCTAGGCAATGGAAGCCATGAGCAACGCAGGAGAAGGAAAGATGCTTGGGAAAGGCGATGCATGGATTCCTGCAGTCACCAAAGACCACACACTCGTCTTCGAATTTGATGTGCATTAATTGCTCAACACATCTTTGTTCTTCATTGCAGCTTCCAACGCTGACCAATACCTGTTTACGTCTCCTAGTGTATCCCATTCCTCCTTGGTCCTGCAGAGTAAAGGAACAAGTCCTCTGTGGTCCCTTTACCTAGGGGCACAGTTACACTCTGAAGTATAAGCCTCAAGTACTTTCACCTTTGTTTGCAGGGAAAGAGCTCGAGACAGCAATGTAGAAGAACAATATTTTGTGACCATCCACTATAACATTCCCTGCCTTGTCCCAGGAAGCACTGGCTTCTGCAGAGAGGTGACACCA
Above is a window of Larus michahellis chromosome 1, bLarMic1.1, whole genome shotgun sequence DNA encoding:
- the FBXO40 gene encoding F-box only protein 40, producing the protein MIKHRAQKPPPGQHRHCERCFNRHCRAPIEPSVSCMVISCRLHCGATFHMCKEEEHQLLCPLEQVSCLNSAYGCPSSMARFKLAKHLQVCPASVVCCSMEWNRWPNVDSDTTLHKNIMKETLNEECLDTALALRDQKILFRTLKIADLFPEWRKKDEVEKLMDEAVGGEEGAVGGVACGSQEGDDQLSELSQCEREHLAKDKEGMDLGSYKTWENIFSKELQACKVTGSAASAGQKTEEASKKTASVPHAASSTEKAKEVPEGAEEAKDQKPEQVTSNTEMTGLAPWQEGVLERLKKEVGVGDYNMYLVHHGGMLIRFGQLAACTPKEKDFVYGNLEAQEVKTVYTFKVPVSYCGKRARLGDALGHKMPSSDKSVDTSELGINIEELPKANIVTATLLCALEKELKGHEISEARGIDGLFVDFATQTYSFPLEPFPSNAVLADILDEKSPPELHVELYTECVTRRHNKSSSAFTFTCRHFFRRDEFPSHFKNVHADIQSCLDGWFQHRCPLAYLGCTFIQNHFRPDGLKAKVIYSKPLKTFAIKPEVDAVLAESGKCSSTVANQGGNKDLLSSLPVEVLKYIAGFLDSFSLSQLSQVSVLMRDICATLLQERGMVLLVWEKKRYSHGGTSWKARKKIWQFSSLFSRVNKWQRNDIGACMSEHLKNCPFYQVEHKTDPVLLTGMCESREQARKTLVSTFKRRV